The Thermodesulfobacteriota bacterium genomic sequence TTTTACCTTAATCTCATAGAGTGAAAAGGAGAGGTGGCCGAGTGGTCGAAGGCACTCGCCTGCTAAGCGAGGAAGGGGATAAAACTCCTTCGAGGGTTCGAATCCCTCCCTCTCCGCCAGAGGTTTCAACTCAAGCTTATTTCCATTATCAAACCGGCTGGCGTAAGGGATTTGACTGGTCGTCCCAGATTTCTTCTATGGATGACCGTGTCTTTCTGGCCGGCTACTGCATATTGTATTCTGAGATCCCCAAAACGCTTTTAACCTTTTTCACTCCATTGGTTCTGAGCGCAATGCGGTGAAGGCGTATATGCTCCTGATGAGTTTTTACTTCCCCAATTAGAAAGACCTCGCCGTTCTCTACCGAGACTTTTATATTTTCATATCCTTCATCGGCAAGGGCTTTCTCTATGTCTCTGGCGATGGATGCGTCTATAGTAGACAGAAGTGCTGAAACTCTCTTCTCATATTCAAGCTCCCTGGGCTGGTCCTGGCCTGTCCTAATAACTTCGACGACATCCTTTCTTCTCACCTCGTTCTCCAGTTCAGACAATACTTGTAATCTTCTGGACTCATTAGCTTCTTTTTCGACTGCCGGTCTATTACTGGTTCCCTTCTTACCAATTGGGGAAGAGATTTTGCTGTTACTCCCTTGTTCCCGGTCTTGGCCTGTTTCTCGTTGAATAGGTTGTATCACTTCCGCCTTGGGGATGCTCCTGCTGTAAGCCACTTGTTTTTCTAGGACCGGTTCGTTGCTTTGTTCATTTTTATCGTTGTTTAAGTGTGAGGCCTTTTCGTCATTCTCTTTTTCCTGCTCATCGTTTAGTTTGTGTTGATGGAATTCTGTCTCCTCTATATCTGGTATGCTATCACCATGAGTGACCATATTTTCTACGACTAGGTGACTTTCAATGTCCTTCACCCCTTTGACCTCTTTGACGATCATGCTGACTTTATTGTAGTCCTCTTCGCTTTGTACTTTTCCGCTTAATACTGCTTTTCCCTCGTCAACGCTAACATTTATATGTGGGAAACCTCGTTCCGATAGCGCCATCTTAATTTCACTCTCAATTTTAGGGTCAGTCGGACGGAATAAGTTAGACGATATAAAGCTGAGGTCAGGGTTTGGATAGATGTATTTAGTGCCGAAATAAATAGCTCCGAAGGCTAAGAGTAAAAATAGACTAAATTGTCTAAGAGACCACACACGCGGGTACACATCCCTTTTTCTCCGATGGTAATGAGTATGATCAAGATGGTCAAACTCATGATCAATCGTATGTATGTTTTCTTCAAGACCAATCTCGTCATCAAAGAGCTTTATTTCATCCCCTTCTTCAAAAAGGACCTCATCAGTGAGGTCTATTATGGTTTCGGGCTCATCCATGTTGCTCGGAGTCAAGTTGCTGATGGCGCTGGGCTTATATTCCTCGATATTTATAGCCATAGATCTATATAGGCTTTTTCTCATAGCCAGAATCAGTTCTGAGGAGCTGGTGTGCCTGGTCAGGTATGTAACATTAGGGAGGCCAAGTTCTGCAGTGGAACGGTCTCCAAGCAAGATGAGCTTGGTATCGGAATTTATTAAAGGGAGAATTTTGGGAACATCAAATTTCAGCGTTCTATTATCGATGAATAGGATATCCGGTTTTATCCGTTCCAGATTTTTTTCGATTTCCTCCTGGCCGTGTGCTAGCCATACTATTATTATGCCTTTTTCATTCTGGAGGACTCTGTTGATTCCTTCTAGGAAAAACTTCGAAGGTGACGCCAGCAGGGCGGTGATCGGTTGATTTAAGTCTATAAAATATATTTCTTCATTAGTATCGTCTCGATAAATCCGGTTAGGCTTATTCATTCTTTCACTCCTATCTTCTTAAACCTATATAATAACTATTCTATCATAAAAAAGTTTCGAGATTCATTCTTATTATTCCTGGATTGATAACTCGAAGGCGAATAGATAGACAAAAGGATTTCCTCAATAACTTCAATAATGAGTTTTCACACGCTCTCGGGGATGGCTATTCACAACGTGTGGAAACTAGTGTAGATTTTTAGCTTATCTCTTCTAAGCGCCCGTAGCTCAGATTGGATAGAGCGCCGGACTACGAATCCGAAGGTCGGGGGTTCAAATCCCTCCGGGCGCGCCATTCATGCAATGGTTCCAGGTTTAGGCCCAATAATAATTCTGTGTAAGAACGAACCGCATGCATTCGAGTAATCCCTTAGTGTTTGCTAGTAGCATTTAAGTTTAAACATTTATGGTAACGGAAAAGTGCTGGATTTACTAATCTGTGCATAAAATAGTTTACACTCTGTTATAAATCATGTGCAATATAATGCATGAATATACGAGATGCTCGTTCGCTTCCGGCAGTAGCTCAGGAAGATATTCGTATTAAAGCTGTGAGAGCAGTTCTTGATGGGAAGAAGCAGGTGGAGGTGGCAAAAATGTTTGGTATCACACGCCAAGCTATAAGCAAATGGGTCAGAGCTTACAGGGAAGATGGCCCCAAGTCTCTTAAAGCAAAAAAGCGAGGGCGTCCGAAAGGAGGGTCTCTCCTTCCATGGCAAGCAGCACAAATTGCTAGGACGATTTTGGATCGTACTCCAGAACAGTTGAAATTGCCGTTTTATCTTTGGACTGGAGAGGTGGTTGCAAATTTGGTGGAGCGACGTTTTGGGATTAGACTTTCGATATGGACTATAGGTCGTTACTTGGCTCGTTGGAAATTTACCCCTCAGAAACCCATAGGTCGTGCTTTTGAAAGGAATCCTGAACAGGTACGCCGTTGGCTTGAAGAACAATACCCGGAAATACGTAAACAAGCCAGAGGTGAGAGAGCGGAGATTTATTGGGGAGATGAGATGGGGCTGCGCTCTGACCATGCCGTAGGGCGTTCCTGGGGACGACGCGGCCAGACACCGATAATTCCGGGGACAGGGAAGCGATTTAGCTGCAACATGATCTCGGCCATTACCAATCGGGGCAGGCTCAACTTTATGGTTTTTAAGGGGAGATTTAGTGCAGATATATTTTTGGATTTCTTGAAACGTTTGATTCGGCAAGCCAGACGAAAAGTGTTTTTGATTACGGACGGACATCCGGTTCACCGCTCGTTTAAGGTCAAGAAATGGTCCAAACAGAACGAACATCGTTTTCGACTTTTCTTCCTTCCGGCATATAGTCCAGAACTCAATCCGGATGAGGTACTGAATCAAGATGTGAAGAGTAATGCGGTTGGGCGCAGGCGGACCTACAATC encodes the following:
- a CDS encoding BON domain-containing protein, producing MNKPNRIYRDDTNEEIYFIDLNQPITALLASPSKFFLEGINRVLQNEKGIIIVWLAHGQEEIEKNLERIKPDILFIDNRTLKFDVPKILPLINSDTKLILLGDRSTAELGLPNVTYLTRHTSSSELILAMRKSLYRSMAINIEEYKPSAISNLTPSNMDEPETIIDLTDEVLFEEGDEIKLFDDEIGLEENIHTIDHEFDHLDHTHYHRRKRDVYPRVWSLRQFSLFLLLAFGAIYFGTKYIYPNPDLSFISSNLFRPTDPKIESEIKMALSERGFPHINVSVDEGKAVLSGKVQSEEDYNKVSMIVKEVKGVKDIESHLVVENMVTHGDSIPDIEETEFHQHKLNDEQEKENDEKASHLNNDKNEQSNEPVLEKQVAYSRSIPKAEVIQPIQRETGQDREQGSNSKISSPIGKKGTSNRPAVEKEANESRRLQVLSELENEVRRKDVVEVIRTGQDQPRELEYEKRVSALLSTIDASIARDIEKALADEGYENIKVSVENGEVFLIGEVKTHQEHIRLHRIALRTNGVKKVKSVLGISEYNMQ
- a CDS encoding IS630 family transposase, with translation MNIRDARSLPAVAQEDIRIKAVRAVLDGKKQVEVAKMFGITRQAISKWVRAYREDGPKSLKAKKRGRPKGGSLLPWQAAQIARTILDRTPEQLKLPFYLWTGEVVANLVERRFGIRLSIWTIGRYLARWKFTPQKPIGRAFERNPEQVRRWLEEQYPEIRKQARGERAEIYWGDEMGLRSDHAVGRSWGRRGQTPIIPGTGKRFSCNMISAITNRGRLNFMVFKGRFSADIFLDFLKRLIRQARRKVFLITDGHPVHRSFKVKKWSKQNEHRFRLFFLPAYSPELNPDEVLNQDVKSNAVGRRRTYNQHELMANVRSFLRSRQRQPKIVQRYFSEKHVRYAAM